From a single Hymenobacter sp. YIM 151500-1 genomic region:
- a CDS encoding SusC/RagA family TonB-linked outer membrane protein — MPHPYLLASARHFGRWLLLLLLLSAAWPGAAQPNPRYTVRGRVLDARSEGLPGATVRLLNTVLGASSGVDGGYELTANLAPGVYQLEVSSVGYRPVRRPVTLGAETTVTVPDVTLQEDLVRLNDVVVTGTSVATSKKQLGNTIATVSGDELRTAVPTQIDQALQGKFAGVQITQNSGNPAGGISVRLRGPSTVAGSSDPLYIIDGVIVNNDSPQLLDLGGYAQNRLVDISPNDIERVEVIKGAAAAAIYGSRASNGVVQIFTKRGKEGKPQVTASSQFLVSEIRRKLPYNQYPFRFATFTATDPTQVPVTRYDYQDQIFRTATGTDNYVSITGGSTSTKYFASGNYFRNQGIVQSTDFSRGGGRVRLQQNLGTKASLSVGANYTLSRSREIPNGGINEAYGALTGFIFANNYIDPSPDPATGRYPSTSPVAIVLRTNPLEAINRFDFRQQTSRFIGDAQLSLTPFEGFSVDYVLGYDASTQVGTAFIPPNNTTPGYGAGYARRADRTANLINNDLTLNYRRSFAEWLQSTTTLGGTLQWDEFLTTGIVSQQLAPVIQTTFNGVAVAGEFRSERTIIGAFVQQTLGLGNRLFLTGAARVDAASVYGANNRTQFYPKLSGSYVVSEESFWKNSALARAVPQFKLRASWGQAGNLTAIGSYDRFTNFGGVVAGTLPGLALPTQLGNPNLKPERQIEFETGFDASFLNDRVGVEASYYNKRVRDLLLFRDLAFSSGYLNQYQNIGNMTNRGVEVLLRVVPVQAQAVRWTVTGTFTHNKNRITDIPGGLLTFPGGFGQVAAVEGQPLGTFYSTYFARNPDGSLLLTPAGLPQRERGIQGTFGRPNTPQRAADGQPSGTILNTVIGDPNPRYVASLINEVALLNNRLLFRLQFDSQQDFDVFNFTRRVGERDLYGSLAGYEAELRGEVPKGTSAALFQVFENWIEDGSFVKLREASVSYTLLPKVLGLRDLRLSVAGRNLLVFTDYSGYDPEVNAAGQSTAVRGFDFVEVPIPRTVSVGLNASF, encoded by the coding sequence ATGCCTCACCCCTACTTACTGGCCAGCGCCCGGCATTTTGGGCGCTGGCTTCTGTTGCTGTTGCTGCTGAGCGCCGCGTGGCCGGGCGCGGCGCAGCCCAACCCGCGCTACACCGTGCGCGGGCGCGTGCTGGATGCCCGCTCCGAAGGCCTGCCCGGCGCCACCGTGCGTCTGCTCAACACCGTGCTAGGGGCCAGTTCCGGCGTTGATGGCGGATATGAGCTGACGGCCAACCTGGCGCCGGGCGTCTATCAGCTCGAAGTCAGCTCGGTAGGCTACCGGCCGGTGCGCCGCCCCGTGACGCTGGGCGCCGAAACCACCGTAACCGTGCCAGACGTGACCTTGCAAGAGGATTTGGTGCGCCTGAACGACGTGGTAGTAACCGGCACCTCGGTGGCTACCAGCAAGAAGCAGCTCGGCAACACCATTGCCACAGTGAGCGGCGACGAGCTGCGCACGGCCGTGCCCACTCAGATAGACCAAGCTTTGCAGGGCAAGTTTGCCGGCGTGCAAATCACCCAGAACTCCGGCAACCCCGCCGGTGGCATTTCGGTGCGCCTGCGCGGACCCAGCACCGTAGCCGGCTCTTCCGATCCGCTCTACATCATCGACGGGGTGATTGTCAACAACGACTCACCCCAACTGCTCGACCTGGGCGGCTACGCGCAGAATCGGCTCGTCGACATCAGCCCCAACGATATTGAGCGGGTGGAGGTGATAAAAGGCGCGGCGGCAGCGGCTATCTACGGCTCCCGCGCTTCAAATGGCGTGGTGCAGATTTTCACCAAGCGCGGCAAGGAAGGCAAGCCCCAGGTTACAGCGTCGTCGCAGTTTCTGGTGTCGGAAATTCGCCGCAAGCTGCCCTACAACCAGTACCCGTTCCGCTTCGCCACTTTCACGGCTACCGACCCAACCCAGGTGCCGGTGACGCGCTACGACTACCAGGACCAGATTTTCCGGACGGCCACGGGCACCGACAACTACGTATCCATTACGGGCGGCAGCACGAGCACCAAGTACTTTGCCTCCGGCAATTACTTTCGCAACCAGGGCATTGTGCAAAGCACAGACTTCAGCCGGGGCGGGGGCCGGGTCCGGCTTCAGCAAAACCTGGGCACTAAGGCCAGCCTGAGCGTGGGGGCCAACTACACGCTCAGCCGCAGCCGCGAAATACCCAACGGCGGCATCAACGAAGCCTACGGCGCCCTCACCGGCTTCATCTTCGCCAACAACTACATTGACCCCAGCCCCGACCCGGCCACCGGGCGTTACCCCAGCACCTCGCCGGTGGCCATTGTGCTGCGCACCAACCCGCTGGAAGCCATCAACCGCTTCGACTTCCGGCAGCAGACTTCCCGCTTCATCGGCGACGCCCAGCTCAGCCTCACGCCTTTCGAGGGCTTTTCGGTGGATTACGTGCTCGGCTACGATGCCAGCACGCAGGTGGGCACGGCCTTCATTCCGCCAAACAACACCACGCCCGGCTACGGCGCCGGCTACGCCCGCCGCGCCGACCGCACGGCCAACCTCATCAACAACGACCTCACGCTGAACTACCGCCGCAGCTTCGCGGAGTGGCTGCAATCCACGACTACGCTGGGCGGCACCCTGCAGTGGGACGAGTTTCTGACTACCGGCATCGTGTCGCAGCAGCTGGCACCCGTCATTCAAACTACCTTTAACGGCGTGGCTGTAGCGGGCGAGTTTCGCTCGGAACGCACGATTATAGGGGCGTTTGTGCAACAGACTCTGGGGCTGGGCAACCGGCTGTTTCTGACCGGTGCGGCCCGTGTAGATGCCGCTTCGGTGTATGGGGCCAACAACCGGACTCAATTTTACCCCAAGCTCAGCGGCTCGTATGTGGTGTCGGAGGAAAGCTTTTGGAAGAATAGCGCCCTGGCCCGCGCCGTGCCCCAGTTCAAGCTGCGCGCGTCCTGGGGCCAAGCCGGCAACCTCACGGCCATCGGGTCCTACGACCGGTTCACCAACTTCGGCGGGGTGGTGGCAGGCACCTTGCCAGGCCTGGCCCTGCCCACCCAGCTCGGCAACCCCAACCTCAAGCCTGAGCGTCAGATTGAGTTTGAAACCGGCTTTGACGCCAGCTTCCTCAACGACCGGGTGGGTGTGGAAGCCTCTTACTACAACAAGCGCGTGAGGGACCTGCTGCTGTTCCGGGACCTGGCTTTTAGCAGTGGCTACCTCAACCAGTACCAGAACATCGGCAACATGACCAACCGCGGTGTGGAAGTGCTGCTGCGGGTGGTGCCGGTGCAGGCCCAGGCCGTGCGCTGGACCGTCACGGGCACGTTCACGCACAATAAAAACCGCATCACCGACATTCCGGGCGGCCTGCTCACGTTTCCGGGCGGGTTTGGGCAGGTAGCCGCTGTGGAAGGCCAGCCCCTGGGCACGTTTTACAGCACCTACTTCGCCCGCAACCCCGACGGCTCTTTGCTGCTCACGCCCGCCGGCCTGCCCCAGCGCGAACGAGGTATTCAGGGCACGTTTGGCCGGCCCAACACGCCCCAGCGTGCCGCCGACGGCCAGCCCTCGGGCACCATTCTCAACACAGTCATCGGCGACCCAAACCCACGCTACGTAGCCTCGCTCATCAACGAAGTGGCCCTGCTCAACAACCGCCTGCTGTTCCGGCTCCAGTTTGATTCCCAGCAGGATTTTGACGTGTTCAACTTCACCCGGCGCGTTGGGGAGCGGGACCTGTACGGCTCCCTGGCCGGCTACGAGGCTGAGCTGCGCGGCGAAGTGCCCAAGGGAACCAGCGCAGCTTTGTTCCAGGTGTTTGAGAACTGGATTGAAGACGGCTCCTTCGTGAAGCTGCGTGAAGCCTCCGTCAGCTACACGCTGCTGCCCAAGGTGCTCGGCCTGCGCGACCTACGCCTGTCAGTAGCCGGCCGCAACCTGCTGGTGTTTACCGACTACAGCGGCTACGACCCCGAGGTAAACGCCGCCGGCCAGAGCACCGCCGTGCGCGGCTTCGACTTCGTGGAAGTGCCCATTCCGCGCACCGTGTCGGTGGGCCTGAATGCTTCCTTCTGA
- a CDS encoding anhydro-N-acetylmuramic acid kinase encodes MNPYLVRLHQIAQQPSRRIIGLMSGTSLDGLDVALCRLHGHGRGTRLELEHFTTVAYDDDLRGRVQEVFAREQVSLEYLTLLHAWLGRRHARMILECLHAWQVPAAEVDLVASHGQTVYHAPHHQHRRPDFPSLNATLQLGDGDHVAVGTGIITLSDFRQKHLAAGGEGAPLAAYGDYLLLSSPLEERLLLNLGGIANFTYLPRTGPDASPAFSTDTGPGNTLLDATVRAHFPHLAYDEDGRLAAAGQVHPALLAALLDHPFFRAPLPKTTGPELFGAAYLADAQARTGTQQLRVEDLLATLVELSAQGVAAAARQAFGPQPAAAVYVSGGGAHNPALRQALQRHLPACHFATTEALGVLPDAKEAVLFAVLANEAVAGQPVSIGAGRQRVPAVTMGKISWPG; translated from the coding sequence ATGAATCCATATCTCGTGCGCCTACATCAGATTGCGCAGCAGCCCAGCCGCCGCATTATCGGGCTGATGTCGGGTACTTCGCTGGATGGGCTGGATGTGGCGCTGTGCCGCCTGCACGGGCACGGCCGCGGCACCCGGCTGGAGCTGGAGCACTTCACAACAGTGGCGTACGATGACGACTTGCGCGGGCGGGTGCAGGAGGTGTTTGCGCGCGAGCAGGTGAGCCTGGAGTACCTGACGCTGCTGCACGCCTGGTTGGGCCGCCGCCACGCCCGGATGATTCTGGAGTGCCTGCACGCCTGGCAGGTGCCCGCCGCCGAGGTGGACCTGGTAGCCAGCCACGGCCAGACCGTGTACCACGCCCCCCACCACCAGCACCGGCGCCCCGACTTTCCCAGCCTCAACGCCACCCTCCAGCTCGGCGACGGCGACCATGTGGCCGTGGGCACGGGCATCATCACCCTGAGCGACTTTCGGCAAAAGCACCTGGCTGCCGGCGGCGAAGGCGCCCCCCTGGCCGCGTACGGCGACTATCTGCTGCTGAGCAGCCCCCTGGAGGAGCGGCTGCTGCTCAACCTGGGCGGCATTGCCAACTTCACCTACCTACCCCGTACTGGCCCGGATGCCAGCCCCGCCTTCAGCACCGACACTGGCCCCGGCAACACCCTGCTCGATGCCACCGTGCGGGCCCACTTTCCGCACCTGGCCTACGACGAGGACGGCCGCCTGGCCGCGGCCGGGCAGGTGCACCCCGCTCTGCTGGCCGCTCTGCTCGACCATCCGTTCTTCCGGGCTCCCCTACCCAAAACCACCGGCCCCGAGCTGTTTGGCGCGGCTTATCTGGCCGATGCTCAGGCGCGCACCGGTACCCAGCAGTTGCGCGTGGAAGACCTGCTGGCCACGCTGGTGGAGCTGAGCGCCCAGGGTGTGGCAGCTGCCGCCCGCCAGGCCTTCGGGCCTCAGCCGGCCGCGGCCGTGTACGTGAGCGGCGGCGGGGCCCACAACCCTGCCCTGCGGCAGGCCCTGCAACGCCACCTGCCCGCCTGCCACTTTGCCACCACCGAGGCGCTGGGCGTGCTGCCCGACGCCAAAGAGGCCGTGCTGTTTGCGGTGCTGGCCAACGAAGCCGTAGCCGGACAGCCCGTGAGCATCGGGGCCGGCCGCCAGCGCGTGCCCGCCGTAACCATGGGCAAGATTTCCTGGCCGGGTTGA
- the hscA gene encoding Fe-S protein assembly chaperone HscA — protein MAKVAINLSTGSLQQEEIIVGIDLGTTNSLVAYIHPDTRQPLAINDQGRGTIVPSVVHFPPDGGAPIVGTEAKDYLLTSPQNTIYSVKRLLGKSYRDLGQHAQELGYKVIDDDSEGLVKIRVGDRFYSPIELSAEILKELRARAEHALKTPVNKAVITVPAYFNDSQRQATRDAGRLAGLEVLRIVNEPTAAALAYGIGLSPDEEKTVAVYDLGGGTFDVSILRIQQGIFEVLSTNGDTYLGGDDLDRTIIEHWTQQYNLPATLAGNVPLQQELRLLAESAKRYLSQHDDFAGNLGDDLVVRLTRPEFDELIRPLVDRTLTSCRQALQDAKLTPAALDAVLLVGGSTRVPLVYESVSTFFQQPANNSLNPDEVVALGAAIQADILAGNRRDVLLLDVTPLTLGIETLGGLMDPIIPRNSKIPTKAGRQYTTSVDGQVNLKISVYQGERDLVKENRKLAEFDLRGIPAMPAGLPKVDVNFILNADGILKVEAVELRSGTRQAVEIKPQYGLTDEQVEQMLMDSLTHAREDVSARMVIEARTVAEQMLYQVERFVAKNGQHLTPNETAQTQAGVEELKAALETKDKDTILKAVDELEELTRPFAERVMNISISQAMSGKKIL, from the coding sequence ATGGCCAAAGTTGCAATCAACCTTTCCACGGGTAGTCTTCAGCAGGAAGAAATCATCGTCGGCATCGACCTGGGTACTACCAACTCCCTGGTGGCCTACATCCATCCCGACACCCGCCAGCCCCTGGCTATCAACGACCAGGGCCGGGGTACCATTGTGCCCTCGGTGGTGCACTTCCCCCCGGACGGCGGAGCGCCCATCGTGGGCACCGAAGCCAAGGACTACCTGCTCACCAGCCCGCAGAACACGATTTACTCGGTGAAGCGCCTGCTGGGCAAGTCCTACCGCGACCTGGGCCAGCACGCCCAGGAGCTGGGCTACAAGGTGATTGACGACGACTCCGAGGGCCTGGTAAAAATTCGGGTCGGGGACCGGTTCTATTCGCCCATCGAGTTGTCGGCGGAGATTCTGAAGGAGCTGCGGGCCCGCGCCGAGCACGCCCTCAAAACGCCGGTCAACAAGGCCGTCATCACCGTGCCGGCCTACTTCAACGACTCCCAGCGCCAGGCCACCCGCGACGCCGGCCGCCTGGCCGGGCTGGAGGTGCTGCGCATCGTGAACGAGCCCACCGCCGCGGCCCTGGCCTACGGCATCGGCCTCTCACCCGACGAGGAGAAAACCGTGGCCGTGTACGACCTGGGCGGCGGCACCTTCGACGTGAGCATTTTGCGCATTCAGCAGGGCATTTTCGAGGTGCTGAGCACTAACGGCGACACCTACCTCGGTGGCGACGACCTGGACCGGACCATCATCGAGCACTGGACCCAGCAGTACAACCTGCCGGCGACACTGGCCGGCAACGTGCCTCTACAACAAGAGCTGCGTCTGCTGGCCGAGTCGGCGAAACGCTACCTAAGCCAGCACGACGACTTTGCCGGCAACCTGGGCGACGACCTGGTGGTGCGCCTGACTCGGCCGGAGTTCGACGAGCTGATTCGGCCCCTGGTGGACCGGACGCTGACTTCGTGCCGGCAGGCCCTCCAGGATGCCAAGCTCACGCCCGCGGCCCTGGACGCCGTGCTGCTGGTGGGCGGCTCTACCCGCGTGCCGCTGGTGTACGAGTCGGTATCGACGTTCTTTCAGCAGCCGGCCAACAACTCCCTCAACCCCGACGAAGTGGTAGCTCTGGGGGCAGCCATCCAGGCCGACATCCTGGCCGGCAACCGCCGCGACGTGCTGCTGCTGGACGTGACGCCCCTCACCCTGGGCATCGAAACCCTGGGCGGCCTCATGGACCCCATCATTCCGCGCAACTCCAAAATCCCGACCAAGGCCGGCCGCCAGTACACCACCTCCGTGGATGGGCAGGTGAACCTGAAGATTTCGGTGTACCAGGGCGAGCGGGACCTGGTGAAAGAAAACCGCAAGCTGGCCGAGTTCGACCTGCGCGGCATCCCGGCCATGCCTGCCGGCCTGCCCAAGGTGGACGTGAATTTCATTCTGAACGCCGACGGCATCCTGAAAGTCGAAGCCGTTGAGTTGCGCTCCGGCACCCGCCAAGCCGTGGAAATCAAACCCCAGTACGGCCTTACCGATGAGCAGGTGGAGCAGATGCTGATGGATTCGCTGACCCACGCCCGCGAGGATGTGTCGGCGCGCATGGTCATTGAAGCCCGCACCGTAGCCGAGCAGATGCTCTACCAGGTGGAGCGGTTCGTGGCGAAAAACGGCCAGCACCTCACTCCCAACGAAACCGCCCAAACCCAGGCCGGCGTGGAAGAGCTGAAAGCAGCTTTGGAAACCAAAGACAAGGACACCATCCTGAAAGCCGTGGACGAGCTGGAAGAGCTAACCCGCCCCTTCGCCGAGCGCGTCATGAACATCAGCATCAGCCAGGCTATGAGCGGCAAGAAGATTTTGTAA
- a CDS encoding murein L,D-transpeptidase catalytic domain family protein — protein MFPAWPTSYATILLGLALAGCQATTATETPVAAAVTAVPAGPAAAPVTPDSLRLTPTTPMPDLPDSIRQAVRRLHAQLGPEAATLRPEVLEQACVGYLTLRRAGRISHGGILAVADMDLPSSEPRLWVLDVRKAEVLHRSHVAHGRGSGYLRARRFSNTMKSACTSLGFYRTQDTYQGKHGLSRRLRGLDPGQNDNALRRYVVLHAADYASQDHLRRHGQLGYSRGCPALPPDQYRAIIQAVGEGSCLFLSGPGLASKWLDGEAAARQWAARGWR, from the coding sequence ATGTTTCCAGCCTGGCCCACCTCCTACGCTACCATCCTACTTGGCCTAGCCTTGGCCGGCTGCCAAGCCACCACGGCTACCGAAACACCCGTTGCGGCCGCAGTTACGGCCGTTCCAGCAGGGCCGGCTGCCGCGCCAGTCACGCCCGATTCGCTGCGCCTGACGCCTACGACGCCCATGCCTGACCTGCCCGACTCAATACGGCAGGCCGTGCGGCGCCTGCACGCCCAACTGGGCCCCGAAGCTGCCACGCTGCGCCCCGAGGTGCTGGAACAGGCCTGTGTGGGCTACCTCACGCTGCGCCGGGCCGGCCGCATCAGCCATGGCGGCATTCTGGCCGTGGCCGACATGGACCTGCCATCTTCCGAGCCGCGGCTGTGGGTGCTGGACGTACGCAAGGCCGAAGTGCTGCACCGCAGCCACGTGGCCCACGGCCGCGGCTCCGGATACTTGCGCGCCCGGCGCTTCTCCAACACCATGAAGTCGGCGTGCACGTCCCTGGGTTTCTACCGCACCCAGGACACCTACCAGGGCAAGCACGGCCTCTCGCGCCGCCTCCGTGGCCTCGACCCTGGCCAGAACGACAATGCCCTGCGCCGCTACGTGGTGCTGCACGCCGCCGACTACGCCAGCCAGGACCACCTGCGGCGCCACGGGCAGCTAGGCTACAGCCGCGGCTGCCCCGCACTCCCGCCCGACCAGTACCGCGCCATCATTCAAGCTGTGGGTGAAGGTAGCTGCCTCTTCCTGAGCGGCCCCGGTCTGGCGTCGAAGTGGCTGGACGGAGAGGCTGCCGCCCGGCAGTGGGCGGCGCGAGGGTGGCGGTAG
- a CDS encoding alpha-amylase family glycosyl hydrolase, whose product MLFSTSWVRALSGATVALLLLGAQPARAQKVVLQGFWWDYWNSNYPNGWANYVAVLAPRLKSMGIDAVWLPPSIKNGNQGNGYSPFDHYDLGDKYQKGFLPTRLGTKDELLRAVAVLHANGIEVVQDVVLNHVDNAGSQNGAGGQDPAAWEDNTTSKYKNFRYVSYTRPAAAEDAANYLARNGRFPKNWQNFNPNPGNNSTSGDWNQILFGPDVSFYNGSYGQSSNATFNPTQSADYMRTNMRNWLVWYKKQVGFDGVRLDAVKHFPDFATEDFLYNLQSNAGWANGGAAMFAVGEFVGGSGQLDQWCTNVQDRAGTFDFSLRNGLYNIVSGGGNFDLGSLPGYQQGRRVVYQGGQYVHRTVPFVNNHDTFRPQLSSTGTYTGWNTGSELAPHIDPFDIRLSAAYAAALALDGSPQIFFEDLFNVGGTGKRFSHQPTSTTDLPVRPDIENLIWCHQNLRFKDGAYKVRYQAQDHLVVERSTKAIIGINDNFSAWQNHTVSCDFPAGTVLKDYSGANGTATVTVSSAQTVAINTPPCNGTATGGRRGYSVWAPVTAPPAYSRPALTTTHEWELADDLGDNDSRSLRQGGQLPASSTATRTAGRIFAASGKTVTYTLYPTDAARSLTVELVNGSGTVLSSRTGTGTLTGTYTPTATGWITLRAKNASSANPAQRAFVKATYTAPAVLSTTALRESPTASPTPAEVTTADLLVYPNPTAADRIDVVVQSPQEVHATLRLLDLTGRVVHEQPIRLYPGSSEERLTVQRALPAGVYQLHVPELHLSRKVVVR is encoded by the coding sequence ATGCTGTTTTCTACTTCCTGGGTGCGCGCCCTGTCAGGCGCGACCGTGGCGCTGCTATTGCTGGGCGCGCAGCCCGCCCGCGCCCAAAAAGTTGTCCTCCAAGGTTTTTGGTGGGACTACTGGAACTCCAACTACCCCAACGGCTGGGCTAATTACGTAGCCGTGCTGGCCCCTCGCCTGAAGAGCATGGGCATCGACGCTGTGTGGCTGCCGCCGAGCATCAAGAACGGCAACCAGGGCAACGGCTACTCGCCCTTCGACCACTACGACCTCGGCGACAAGTACCAAAAAGGCTTCCTGCCGACGCGCCTGGGTACCAAAGACGAGCTGCTGCGGGCCGTGGCCGTGTTGCACGCCAATGGCATTGAGGTAGTGCAGGACGTGGTGCTCAACCACGTAGACAATGCCGGCTCCCAGAACGGCGCGGGCGGCCAAGACCCGGCGGCCTGGGAAGACAACACCACCAGCAAGTACAAGAACTTCCGCTACGTGAGCTACACCCGGCCCGCCGCCGCCGAAGACGCCGCCAACTACCTGGCCCGCAACGGCCGCTTCCCGAAAAACTGGCAGAACTTCAACCCCAACCCCGGCAACAACTCTACTTCCGGCGACTGGAACCAGATTCTGTTCGGGCCCGACGTGAGCTTCTACAACGGCTCCTACGGCCAAAGCTCCAACGCCACCTTCAACCCCACCCAAAGCGCCGACTACATGCGCACCAACATGCGCAACTGGCTGGTGTGGTATAAAAAGCAGGTGGGCTTCGACGGGGTGCGCCTGGACGCCGTGAAGCACTTCCCCGACTTTGCCACCGAAGACTTCCTCTATAATCTGCAGAGCAATGCCGGCTGGGCCAATGGGGGCGCCGCCATGTTTGCCGTGGGCGAATTTGTGGGCGGCTCGGGCCAGCTCGACCAGTGGTGCACCAACGTGCAGGACCGCGCCGGCACCTTCGACTTCAGCCTGCGCAACGGCCTCTACAACATTGTGAGCGGGGGCGGCAACTTCGATTTGGGCTCGTTGCCGGGCTACCAGCAGGGCCGCCGGGTGGTGTACCAGGGCGGGCAGTACGTGCACCGCACCGTGCCTTTCGTGAACAACCACGACACGTTCCGGCCCCAGCTCAGTAGCACCGGCACCTACACTGGCTGGAACACCGGCTCGGAGCTGGCCCCGCACATCGACCCGTTCGATATCCGCTTGTCGGCGGCTTACGCGGCGGCCCTGGCCCTGGACGGCTCCCCGCAGATTTTCTTTGAGGACCTGTTTAACGTGGGTGGCACGGGCAAGCGGTTTTCGCACCAGCCCACCTCCACCACCGACCTGCCCGTACGGCCGGACATCGAAAACCTGATTTGGTGCCACCAGAACCTGCGCTTCAAGGATGGGGCCTACAAAGTGCGCTACCAGGCCCAGGACCACCTTGTAGTGGAGCGCAGCACCAAGGCCATCATCGGCATCAACGACAACTTCTCGGCCTGGCAGAACCACACGGTGAGCTGCGACTTCCCGGCCGGTACTGTGCTCAAGGACTACTCCGGCGCCAACGGCACGGCCACCGTGACGGTGAGCAGCGCCCAGACCGTGGCTATCAACACCCCGCCCTGCAACGGCACGGCCACCGGCGGGCGGCGCGGCTACTCGGTGTGGGCGCCCGTGACGGCGCCGCCGGCCTACTCGCGCCCGGCCCTGACCACCACCCACGAATGGGAGTTGGCCGACGACTTGGGCGACAATGATTCCCGCTCCTTGCGCCAGGGCGGGCAGCTGCCGGCCTCGTCTACGGCTACCCGCACGGCGGGCCGCATCTTCGCCGCCTCGGGCAAAACCGTCACCTACACCCTGTACCCGACCGACGCGGCCCGCAGCCTGACGGTGGAGCTGGTGAACGGCAGCGGCACCGTGCTGAGCAGCCGCACCGGCACGGGCACGCTCACGGGCACCTACACGCCCACGGCCACCGGCTGGATTACGCTGCGCGCCAAGAATGCCTCCAGCGCCAACCCCGCCCAGCGGGCCTTCGTGAAGGCCACCTACACCGCCCCGGCCGTGCTCAGCACCACCGCCCTGCGCGAAAGCCCAACGGCTAGCCCCACCCCGGCCGAAGTAACCACCGCCGACCTGCTGGTCTACCCCAACCCCACCGCCGCCGACCGCATCGACGTGGTAGTACAGTCGCCGCAGGAAGTGCACGCCACCCTGCGCCTACTGGACCTGACTGGCCGCGTGGTGCACGAGCAGCCCATTCGCCTTTACCCCGGCTCCTCAGAGGAGCGCCTGACGGTGCAGCGCGCCCTGCCCGCCGGTGTGTATCAGCTGCACGTGCCGGAACTGCACCTCAGCCGTAAGGTAGTGGTGAGGTAA
- a CDS encoding murein L,D-transpeptidase catalytic domain family protein, whose protein sequence is METQSVVRRQRKKLRTRRMVRRVLPFVASLFLATPLAAPVAKTQAATAGAETRLPSPEAMKTALFSQRLHDLYRDLGVEQQGLRYEVFERAMTGYLNLENEGKLSDKQLLTVVDFSLPSTQKRLWVLDLAQRQVKFHTLVAHGHNSGENIATNFSNENESNMSSLGFYVTQGEYQGKHGRSLKLQGVDEGFNTNAMMRSVVMHGAEYVSEDFIRQYGRLGRSLGCPAIPMDQKDEIIEAVEGRTCLFLNGPNDHYSSKYLNQDVAMNTLLSASS, encoded by the coding sequence ATGGAAACTCAGAGTGTAGTTCGCCGCCAGCGTAAGAAGCTGCGTACCCGCCGCATGGTGCGCCGGGTGTTGCCGTTTGTGGCTTCGTTGTTTTTGGCTACGCCCCTGGCCGCGCCCGTTGCCAAGACGCAGGCTGCCACGGCCGGCGCCGAAACCCGCCTGCCTTCCCCGGAGGCCATGAAAACCGCCCTGTTCAGCCAGCGCCTGCACGATTTGTACCGCGACTTGGGCGTGGAGCAGCAGGGCCTGCGCTACGAGGTGTTCGAGAGAGCCATGACCGGCTACCTCAACCTCGAAAACGAGGGCAAGCTCAGCGACAAGCAGCTGCTCACCGTGGTAGATTTCAGTTTGCCTTCTACTCAGAAGCGCCTGTGGGTATTGGACTTGGCTCAGCGCCAAGTGAAGTTTCACACGCTGGTAGCCCACGGCCACAACTCGGGCGAGAACATAGCTACCAACTTCTCCAACGAGAATGAGTCGAACATGAGCAGCCTGGGTTTCTACGTGACCCAGGGCGAATACCAGGGCAAGCACGGCCGTTCCCTCAAGCTGCAAGGCGTGGACGAAGGCTTTAACACCAACGCCATGATGCGCTCCGTGGTCATGCACGGCGCTGAGTACGTGAGCGAAGACTTCATCCGCCAGTATGGCCGCCTGGGCCGCAGCCTCGGCTGCCCGGCCATTCCCATGGACCAGAAAGACGAAATCATCGAAGCCGTGGAGGGCCGCACCTGCCTGTTTCTTAACGGCCCCAACGACCACTATTCGTCCAAGTACCTGAACCAGGACGTTGCCATGAACACGCTGCTGTCGGCAAGCAGCTAA